TATAAGTGCAAGACAAAAATTGATGTTACTTATCCAGACACAATGATAGTTTACTACACAAACAAAATGAAAGGCTTAGAGTTGACTTTGTCAAAAGAACTAGACTTTATAAAAAAAATGAAAGTTGTAAAGATAAGAGCGATTTATAATTCTCAATTTATAAATGGGAATCCAAATAAATTCCCTAATTACGAGTACAAATTTGAGTTAAAAGAAGATAAAGTTTCAAATCTTGAAAAATACAGACTTTTTGTTGAGAAGGAAATTAAAGCAAAATACTAATAATTTAGTTTTAATTATTTTATCAATTTAAACGATGCGGCCAACAAACGAATTTGTAATTAAAATCAAAACAAATGAAAAAAACAATATTAGTCATTGTTCTATTTGTAACAATCTGTTTAGGATGTTATTACAAATCGGTTCAAAGAAATAAAAAATTAATTTTTGATTTTGCTTATGAAATGGTTAACGTTTCAATTCCTATTAATAACGTTGTTTCAAAACATATAGAATGTGATAAAATAGGAAAAGCAATTTCTGTAATTCTTATTTCTAATTTTAGAAAAGAATATAATAAAAATCCTAAAAAAATTTATGTTTATACTTATTGTGAAGGGTTGTTAAATGGTACTGGTAAAGAAATTGAAAGTCCAAATAAATCTCAAATCTATTTTGTAGAATTTAATGATAGCTTAATTATACCAGTATTGTTAAACAATGAAGCTAAAATTGTCGCTTTTTCTTATGGGTTAAAAAAAGGAAAAGAAAATTATTTATTGAGGATTGATGGAATTAAAGAGTATTAAAAGCAAGAGGCTGAATAACTTAGCCTCTTGCATTTTTTTTAAGTCAAAGAATTATCATTCTCGTTTGGAAAAATAATCCAAGGTTTAAATGTTTTTGCTTCTTCAAAATCTAAAGTAGCATAAGAAATAATGATGATAATATCGTCTTTTTGGACTTTTCGAGCGGCAGGACCATTTAGGGTTATAGTTCCAGAATTTTTTTCGCCTTTGATGGCATAGGTTTCAAAACGTTCTCCATTATTGATGTTTACAATGGATACTTTTTCGCCTTCAATAATATTGGAAGCGTCTAGTAATGTTTCGTCAATAGTAATACTTCCGATGTAATTAAGATCGGCTCCTGTTACTTTTACTCTGTGAATTTTTGATTTTACGACTTGGATTTGCATGCTACAAAAGTAAATTAATTTAGTGAAATGGTATCAATCAAACGGATGTTATTGATAAATACAGCTATAAAAGCACGGTATTTCTTGTTTTTATTTTTCTTAAAACAAGGCAGTAGCGTTGCTTCGTCAGCGATTACAAAATATTCTAAAGAGAAAGAAGGGTTTTTTTCAAATGATTTTCGAACCCATTCCGTTACCCATTGCGCACTATTTGTTTTGAATTTTTCTTTTGCCGCCGTTAACGTTTGGTAAATTATAGCTGCTTCTGAACGTTCTTGAATTGATAAGCGCTCGTTTCGGGAACTCATAGCAAGATTATTTGCTTCTCTAAAAATGGGACAACCAATAATAGTTACGTTTAGGTTGTTTTTCGAAACCATTTTCTTGACAATTTGTAATTGCTGAAAATCTTTTTCGCCAAAATAAGCGTTTGTTGGTTCAATAATTTCAAAAAGACGTTTGACAATGGTGCCAACTCCGTTAAAATGTCCAGGTCTGAATTTGCCTTCCATTTGGTTTTCTAATCCGTCAAAGTCAAAAGATTGAGAAACAGTTTGGCCTTCATAAATGTCTTCAACTGTTGGGGCATACAAGATGATTTCTGGATTTAAAGCAGTCATTTTCTTGATGTCTTCTTCTATCGTTCGAGGATATTT
Above is a window of Flavobacterium sp. 123 DNA encoding:
- the panD gene encoding aspartate 1-decarboxylase; the encoded protein is MQIQVVKSKIHRVKVTGADLNYIGSITIDETLLDASNIIEGEKVSIVNINNGERFETYAIKGEKNSGTITLNGPAARKVQKDDIIIIISYATLDFEEAKTFKPWIIFPNENDNSLT
- the panC gene encoding pantoate--beta-alanine ligase, encoding MFAFNFNNTTMHIFYGKAPLITFLKSIKIGDSTIGFVPTMGALHQGHLALMKKSLQENDYTVVSIFVNPTQFNNPEDLAKYPRTIEEDIKKMTALNPEIILYAPTVEDIYEGQTVSQSFDFDGLENQMEGKFRPGHFNGVGTIVKRLFEIIEPTNAYFGEKDFQQLQIVKKMVSKNNLNVTIIGCPIFREANNLAMSSRNERLSIQERSEAAIIYQTLTAAKEKFKTNSAQWVTEWVRKSFEKNPSFSLEYFVIADEATLLPCFKKNKNKKYRAFIAVFINNIRLIDTISLN